The DNA region TTCCATCTCCTGATGCATCACAGAAAAAAGGAGCCTTTAATAAATAAGTAGTTGAATTTTGGCTACAAAATGCCTTGACACCTTTAATGTTTCTATCATCTATTTTTTGAGTTTCATAAACCGATGTGTTTAATAGTAAAGTAATATTTTCCTCTTGATAAACTTTTTCTAATAATACTGTATCAAAAATTAAAGGGTTTCCCTCTTTATTACGCTTAAGGTTATCCAATAATATTTCGTTAATTAAACCGCCTTCTCTAGACCATCTATTGTTATTCCCCATATGAGACGTAGCCCCTAAAGCCCATAATCTAACCTCACTTGAGGCATTTCCACCTAATACTGGCCTGTCTTGGACTAAAATCACTTTTAAATTGTCCCTAGCCGCTGTTACAGCAGTACAAACACCAGCTAACCCTCCACCAATAACAACAAGGTCAGTTTTAAGCTCTGAAAGTTTATTATCTCTTGCAACTTTAAATTCACTTTTTATCATTTTCTTTGGATTTACTGCTCTTGGTCAATGAACATTTTTAGGTTTATAAATTTTGGTTAAATTGATCGTAATTGTTCTTTAATTTTTTCCTGAACTAAACTTTATTTTTGGGTGAATGATTAGTGCTGCTAAGATAACAATGCTACCCATAACTAAAACAATGCCGTTGGATTCTTTTGCCATTATTCCTAAAATTAATATTAGTATGCCAACAGCCATTAGAGTTATAGCTAAAACTTTTATACCAAAGGTATTTTGCTCTGTTGATGCTTCTTCTTTATCTTCTTCTGTTATCTTAGAAGCTTTTTCTAAATACATTTTATAATCTTCACTCTCATCAATTTCTTTAAATTTGGCATACAACTCATAAACAAACAACAAAGCAAAAGGCAGAAGAGCTCCTAAAAGCATTTCGTTTGCTCTTGATAATTTTTCGCCCAACACCGGTTCGGCAAAAAGCATAAATGCTATATTAATAGTAAGACTTATTAAACTGATTCTTAAAATAGATCTTCCTGTATGCCTTTTTGAGAATAGAGCCCAAATTGGTGGCCCATATAGTGAACATCCTGTTACAGCTCCAATTGTTAATACCATATTTACTATCCCTCCTGCTGCTGGCACTAACAACGCAACCCCAATAGTGCCAATACCGAATAAAATAGTAGAGAGTTTTGCTACACCCATAGTTTGTTTAAGTGTAGCCTTGGGTTTTAAGGTTTTAAAAATATCATTAGTAATAACTGATGCTGCTAAATTTAAAGTTGTGTTTACAGAACTAGCTGTAGCAAATACCATACCTCCTAACATTAGTCCTAACATCCCTAATGGCAATACTTCTTTACAAACCAGTAAATAAGCTCCTTCATTTTCTAACCCCCCTAATGTTGGGCTTAAAACTTTATAGATCATAGGTGGTAACATCCAAATAAAAGGACTTAATAAATATAGCCATCCAAAAGTAAGCCCTACTTTTTTAGCACTTTTAGCATCTTTAACACTAGTATAGCGCTGTACATAAGCCCAATTACCACCAATAAAAATAGTATTATATATAGCAAAAGCTGCTATAAAACCCCAAGAGTACTCTGTTGTAGTCCAATCGAAAAAATTATCCGGTGCCTTATCAATAAAAGCATTTAACCCACCAACTTCCTGTAAGGATAAATATACCACAATGAATACAGCTGCTGTTAATATGACGAATTGTAAAACATCTGTTATAATTACTGCCCATAATCCCCCAACAACAGTATATAATAAAATAAGTAATCCTAAAACTATAACGCAAGCTGTAATAGAAAATCCAGTAGATACATTTATTATTTTAGCCACAGGATATAAAAATGCTCCAGAATATCCTAATGATAGTATAAGTATCAAATAGGTGTAAAATTTTTGGGTTTTATCCCCCAATCTGTTCCTTACAAATTCAGCCGCTGTTAAACTATTGGTCTTACGCCATTTAGGTGCTATTAAATAAGCCACAAAAAAACCTCCTAAACACATAGCCATTTGGATGGTAATAGCTACCCAACCTAGCTCATAAGCTATTGATCCCCAAACCACAAAAGTTCCTGCTGAAAAGAAACTCATAAATAACGATAAGCCACTTATAGACCAAGGTACTGAGCCTCCAGCAGCAAAATACGACTTCATGTCTGACCCCCTTTTTCTAAAGGCTAAACCAGCCATTACAATTAATAAGGAAAACACTATTATGGTGATATAATCTATGTTGCTCATAATTACTTTAATTTTAAATTTAAATTTT from Aureibaculum sp. 2308TA14-22 includes:
- a CDS encoding sodium:solute symporter family protein, whose protein sequence is MSNIDYITIIVFSLLIVMAGLAFRKRGSDMKSYFAAGGSVPWSISGLSLFMSFFSAGTFVVWGSIAYELGWVAITIQMAMCLGGFFVAYLIAPKWRKTNSLTAAEFVRNRLGDKTQKFYTYLILILSLGYSGAFLYPVAKIINVSTGFSITACVIVLGLLILLYTVVGGLWAVIITDVLQFVILTAAVFIVVYLSLQEVGGLNAFIDKAPDNFFDWTTTEYSWGFIAAFAIYNTIFIGGNWAYVQRYTSVKDAKSAKKVGLTFGWLYLLSPFIWMLPPMIYKVLSPTLGGLENEGAYLLVCKEVLPLGMLGLMLGGMVFATASSVNTTLNLAASVITNDIFKTLKPKATLKQTMGVAKLSTILFGIGTIGVALLVPAAGGIVNMVLTIGAVTGCSLYGPPIWALFSKRHTGRSILRISLISLTINIAFMLFAEPVLGEKLSRANEMLLGALLPFALLFVYELYAKFKEIDESEDYKMYLEKASKITEEDKEEASTEQNTFGIKVLAITLMAVGILILILGIMAKESNGIVLVMGSIVILAALIIHPKIKFSSGKN